The sequence TGACCGTATCGTTCTCCGGCCGCAGCGGCGCCTCATGTTTGCCCTTTACCTGGATACCGTAATTGAAGTTGCCGGATTTCGAGCGGTCTACGAACAGGTTTTGCTTGGCAGTATCGTACCCGACCACCGTCTGTTCAGGAGTGTCTCCGTGCTTGATCGCGCCCTTGTGCACTTTAAAGCCGAATTCAGAAGCCGTCGATTGAGATAGATCAAACTCGGCTATGATTTCATATACATCTGAGGTCTTGGAAATAGCATTTGCGCTTCCGGCTGAAATCACCTGGTTTTCCATCGTGATTTTGCCGCTGTTGTCGCGGATTTTTTCCAGGCTGACCGGCGTTTGCTTGAGCCGAAGGCCGTCTTCGGTCCGGGTCAGCTCCATCTCTCGCGGAAGCGTCAAAGAGCTCCTCCACGTCGTGGTCGGCGTTTTTTTGGCGTACTGCCAATTGCTCATCCAAGCGAGCCAGTATCGCTCCCCGTTTTTCCCTTCTATGTTGTTGAACGGGATACCGGCATAGAAGTCGGCGCCATAGTCTGCCCACAGCACCTGATCCGCCGGATTGTCGTTTACAAACCGCTTGCCGTCAAAATTCCCGATGAAGTACTGCATGCCCGCCCCGCCGCCGATCGAACCGTTTTGCAGACTGACCAGCAGCACCCACTTTTTGTTGCCCGGATTCCCGTCGACCGGAAGGGTAAATAATGCCGGACACTCCCAAACGCCTGCCACCCTGCCGTTCGTCGAAGGAACCCACTCTCCGACGATTCCTTTCCATTCGGTAATCGTAGCGCTTTCGTACTGCTCCGGTTCCTGCGGTTCCCGGGCTTTATTATCGACTGCTGCGGGTATTGTTCCCGTGTTGTAGACATTTACGTCGTCGAGGTTGATATGGCCCCAGCCGCCGGTCGCATTATCGACGACCTTGATGTACAGCACCTCGCCTAAATAGTCTGAAGCGTCCCAGACGAACCGGTGATATTTTTCATCGTCCGCCCAGTATTTGTTCTCTTGACGGATCAGTTCCTTATCGTCGGAAGCTCTCACCAGAGCAACATACCGGGTAGCGATATCATTGCCCCCTCCGATCATCAGGTTGATTTCACCCGAACCGCCCAGCCTGAAAAAGCTGGAATGGAGCTCGCCTGTCAAAGCGTCATAAGGAGGAACCGCCGCTCCCCATAAATGGCTGTTGCCCTGCTGTCCGAAAGGTCCGCCCCAATATTCCGTCGCTCTCGAGACATGCGCGTTCGTAAAAGCGTCTCCTCTTACCACTTTCCAGCCCGTTAAATCGCCTGTCTCAAAATCATGGTTCTCAATCTCGGCAGCTTCCGTGATAATATACTTTGTCTGTAGCACGCCCTGGAATTGGACCGAAGCATCCGAAGCGTGCAGACCGAGCAAGCCTGTGGAGTAGGCTGCATCCTTTGCGTCAATAACCGGCTTGCCATCCAGAAACACTTTAATCGCGCTGCCGGCTGCGCTTGTTTTCAGATGGTACGTTTTGCCTGATTCGACGACCGCCTCTTTCTCCGCGATAACGGTGCTTGCGCCGTTTACCGTTTTGATCAGCCGGACCTTGTCGTTCGCGTCATCGAGTACGGCTTCATAGCCGTTGTTCCCGTCTGCGTCCGCCCGGAATACAAGCGAGCCAAATCCGGAGGCGCCGTTATATTGGGAAATCCTCAAGTCGGTTTCATAACTGAAATCGGAAGCGGTCTCCCCGCTCATAGTGTAGGCATCGCCTGCGGAGCTACCGAGCTTCCCGGAATTGTTGTTCGCCCACGTTCCCGAAACGGGGGTCCAGCCGGAAATATTGGTCACAAAATTTGAGGTGTTGGTAAACTTAACGTTCCGGAAGATCGCGGACGAGTTCCAGGACGACAGTCCGAAGTAGCCGCTTCCGAAAGACGAATCTTGCTGGTCGATAACCAGCTTATCGTCCACATAAATTTTCACCCGTTCGTCAATCGTCTCGACCTTTACATGATACGTCGTGGAAGCACGGAGATCGGCGGGTTTGGAGACAATTTCCGTAATTGAATCGTTTCCAATTTTTCCGAACGTAACTTTATCGGTTTCCGTA is a genomic window of Paenibacillus durus ATCC 35681 containing:
- a CDS encoding glycoside hydrolase family 32 protein yields the protein MTNISGWTPVSGTWANNNSGKLGSSAGDAYTMSGETASDFSYETDLRISQYNGASGFGSLVFRADADGNNGYEAVLDDANDKVRLIKTVNGASTVIAEKEAVVESGKTYHLKTSAAGSAIKVFLDGKPVIDAKDAAYSTGLLGLHASDASVQFQGVLQTKYIITEAAEIENHDFETGDLTGWKVVRGDAFTNAHVSRATEYWGGPFGQQGNSHLWGAAVPPYDALTGELHSSFFRLGGSGEINLMIGGGNDIATRYVALVRASDDKELIRQENKYWADDEKYHRFVWDASDYLGEVLYIKVVDNATGGWGHINLDDVNVYNTGTIPAAVDNKAREPQEPEQYESATITEWKGIVGEWVPSTNGRVAGVWECPALFTLPVDGNPGNKKWVLLVSLQNGSIGGGAGMQYFIGNFDGKRFVNDNPADQVLWADYGADFYAGIPFNNIEGKNGERYWLAWMSNWQYAKKTPTTTWRSSLTLPREMELTRTEDGLRLKQTPVSLEKIRDNSGKITMENQVISAGSANAISKTSDVYEIIAEFDLSQSTASEFGFKVHKGAIKHGDTPEQTVVGYDTAKQNLFVDRSKSGNFNYGIQVKGKHEAPLRPENDTVKMHLFVDRSAIEVFGNNGTAAITDQVFPDPRSTGLEVYSKGGDVTLKSLDIYPLTSIWGKSPVKTNLSGWTTINGMWADTLYGKQGETAGMNAITISGNTGGDASYEADIRILDTDSHPNDPNQDYVPNPVGSGDLIFRSDRLGENAYMARLDVRTNTVKLIKSAGGQSVSLAVYGAEDGLNLTANKTYNLKVVTEKDLIQVYLDKARIITVRDPSFTGGYFGLGVSGSTTAFDNIIYKNKTDFEPDPPKPADTTTTDLINPDFETGDLTGWTVVSGNAFSDKHVSQEKKFFGVLPFNHSGTYHLWGYNGEEDGDGATGILKSGNFKLSGSGEISFLMGGGNDYENLYVALVRASDDQVLLKTTNVGFEDDETYRRMTLDASEYLGEVVYIKLVDTATGGWGHLNVDDFKVQ